One genomic region from Salvia hispanica cultivar TCC Black 2014 chromosome 2, UniMelb_Shisp_WGS_1.0, whole genome shotgun sequence encodes:
- the LOC125205529 gene encoding polycomb group protein EMBRYONIC FLOWER 2-like isoform X2 has protein sequence MPGIPLVARETANCVCNCSYSQGADHMCRQDPRAHLSPEEQIAAEESLSIYCKPVELYNILQRRAARNPSFLQRCLRYKIQAKHKKRIQMTISLPSTVNDESQIRSLLPLCIMLARPVYSPAVVEDSAVYRFRRECILTKCTEDDAMNQDEANFILPEINKLLAEVKSGSLTILLVSCAELFKEHTDGPSFPANVGGHCFLGKIPMELLHLSSGGRAEMLLPVDLHSCLLKTGCFGEDKCLSFHSPHAGAMDLSQQLQVRVAAEEIGLKQRSPYDSFSYYDVPSSTLPQIIRLRTGNVVFNYRYYNNKLQRTEVTEDFTCPFCLVKCASFKGLRFHLPACHDLFNFEFWVGKLNVTEEFQAVNISVKTDTWRSENVAAGVDPKQQTFFLCSKAPRRRKTKSPTQNPKFVHPLVLDSEMPGSIIELREKTVEESADRDASSPRASSATAHSYADPECVQSLPGNIAHPALLQFAKTRKLSVERSDPRNRALLQKRQFFHSHRAQPMAMEQVLSDRDSEDEVDDDVADLEDRRMLDDFVDVTKDEKRLMHLWNSFVRKQRVLADGHIPWACEAFSKLHKQDLVQIPALLWCWRLFMIKLWNHGLLDARTMNSCNIILEQPLEADMDQGPDT, from the exons ATGCCGGGCATACCTCTCGTGGCTCGTGAAACTGC GAATTGTGTTTGCAATTGCAGTTACTCCCAAGGTGCGGACCATATGTGTCGTCAAGATCCCCGTGCGCATTTGTCTCCAGAAGAGCAAATTGCAGCTGAGGAAAGCCTCTCAATTTACTGCAAGCCCGTTGAATTGTACAACATTCTTCAGCGCCGTGCTGCTAGAAAC CCATCCTTTCTTCAGAGATGTTTACGGTACAAAATACAAGCAAAACACAAGAAAAG GATTCAAATGACAATCTCCCTACCGTCAACTGTAAATGATGAATCTCAAATTCGAAGTCTATTACCTTTGTGTATAATGTTGGCAAGGCCCGTTTATAGTCCTGCAGTTGTAGAG GATTCTGCAGTTTATCGATTCAGGCGAGAGTGTATATTGACTAAATGTACTGAAGATGATGCAATGAACCAAGATGAAGCAAATTTCATTCTTCCCGAGATTAATAAACTATTAGCTGAAGTCAAATCTGGCTCTCTTACAATTTTGTTAGTTAGCTGTG CTGAATTGTTTAAGGAGCACACAGATGGACCATCGTTTCCAG CTAATGTTGGAGGTCACTGTTTCCTGGGTAAGATTCCAATGGAATTGCTTCACTTGAGTAGTGGGGGGAGAGCTGAGATGTTGTTGCCTGTTGACTTGCATTCCTGCCTCCTGAAG ACGGGCTGTTTTGGAGAAGATAAATGCCTTTCATTTCACAGTCCCCATGCTGGAGCTATG GATTTGTCTCAACAACTGCAAGTCCGTGTTGCAGCAGAAGAAATTGGGCTCAAGCAGAGATCTCCTTATGATTCATTCTCATATTATGACGTTCCCTCCTCCACTTTGCCTCAGATTATAAG GTTGAGGACTGGAAATGTTGTTTTCAACTACAGATACTATAATAACAAGTTGCAGAGGACTGAAG TAACGGAGGACTTTACATGCCCTTTCTGCTTGGTCAAATGTGCAAGCTTTAAG GGTCTCAGATTTCACCTGCCCGCCTGCCATGACCTCTTCAACTTTGAATTTTGGGTTGGTAAACTTAAT GTAACAGAGGAATTTCAAGCTGTCAATATATCTGTAAAGACCGATACATGGAGATCTGAG AATGTTGCAGCTGGTGTTGATCCTAAGCAACAAACATTTTTCCTTTG TTCAAAGGCACCACGGCGCAGAAAAACGAAGAGCCCAACGCAGAATCCGAAGTTTGTGCATCCTCTTGTCTTAGATTCAGAAATGCCGGGATCAATCATTGAGCTTAGAGAAAAGACTGTTG AAGAGAGTGCAGACCGTGATGCATCCAGTCCCAGAGCTTCATCTGCCACTGCTCATTCATATGCAGACCCTGAATGTGTCCAGTCATTACCTGGAAACATTGCGCATCCAGCATTACTACAGTTTGCAAAGACAAGGAAATTATCTGTCGAACGCTCTGATCCTAGAAA TCGTGCACTCTTGCAGAAGCGGCAGTTCTTTCACTCTCATAGAGCTCAA CCCATGGCCATGGAGCAAGTCTTATCAGATCGGGACAGTGAGGATGAagttgatgatgatgttgCAGATCTTGAAGACCGAAGG ATGCTGGATGACTTTGTGGATGTCACAAAAGATGAGAAGCGGTTGATGCATCTTTGGAACTCTTTTGTCAGGAAGCAAAG AGTATTGGCGGATGGTCATATTCCTTGGGCGTGTGAGGCTTTCTCCAAACTGCACAAGCAGGATCTTGTTCAGATACCAGCACTACTTTG GTGCTGGAGATTATTTATGATCAAACTCTGGAATCATGGTCTTCTTGATGCTCGTACTATGAACAGTTGTAATATAATCCTCGAGCAACCACTAGAGGCAGACATGGACCAAGGCCCAGACACATGA
- the LOC125205529 gene encoding polycomb group protein EMBRYONIC FLOWER 2-like isoform X1, protein MPGIPLVARETANCVCNCSYSQGADHMCRQDPRAHLSPEEQIAAEESLSIYCKPVELYNILQRRAARNPSFLQRCLRYKIQAKHKKRIQMTISLPSTVNDESQIRSLLPLCIMLARPVYSPAVVEDSAVYRFRRECILTKCTEDDAMNQDEANFILPEINKLLAEVKSGSLTILLVSCAELFKEHTDGPSFPANVGGHCFLGKIPMELLHLSSGGRAEMLLPVDLHSCLLKTGCFGEDKCLSFHSPHAGAMDLSQQLQVRVAAEEIGLKQRSPYDSFSYYDVPSSTLPQIIRLRTGNVVFNYRYYNNKLQRTEVTEDFTCPFCLVKCASFKGLRFHLPACHDLFNFEFWVGKLNVTEEFQAVNISVKTDTWRSENVAAGVDPKQQTFFLCSKAPRRRKTKSPTQNPKFVHPLVLDSEMPGSIIELREKTVVGVEESADRDASSPRASSATAHSYADPECVQSLPGNIAHPALLQFAKTRKLSVERSDPRNRALLQKRQFFHSHRAQPMAMEQVLSDRDSEDEVDDDVADLEDRRMLDDFVDVTKDEKRLMHLWNSFVRKQRVLADGHIPWACEAFSKLHKQDLVQIPALLWCWRLFMIKLWNHGLLDARTMNSCNIILEQPLEADMDQGPDT, encoded by the exons ATGCCGGGCATACCTCTCGTGGCTCGTGAAACTGC GAATTGTGTTTGCAATTGCAGTTACTCCCAAGGTGCGGACCATATGTGTCGTCAAGATCCCCGTGCGCATTTGTCTCCAGAAGAGCAAATTGCAGCTGAGGAAAGCCTCTCAATTTACTGCAAGCCCGTTGAATTGTACAACATTCTTCAGCGCCGTGCTGCTAGAAAC CCATCCTTTCTTCAGAGATGTTTACGGTACAAAATACAAGCAAAACACAAGAAAAG GATTCAAATGACAATCTCCCTACCGTCAACTGTAAATGATGAATCTCAAATTCGAAGTCTATTACCTTTGTGTATAATGTTGGCAAGGCCCGTTTATAGTCCTGCAGTTGTAGAG GATTCTGCAGTTTATCGATTCAGGCGAGAGTGTATATTGACTAAATGTACTGAAGATGATGCAATGAACCAAGATGAAGCAAATTTCATTCTTCCCGAGATTAATAAACTATTAGCTGAAGTCAAATCTGGCTCTCTTACAATTTTGTTAGTTAGCTGTG CTGAATTGTTTAAGGAGCACACAGATGGACCATCGTTTCCAG CTAATGTTGGAGGTCACTGTTTCCTGGGTAAGATTCCAATGGAATTGCTTCACTTGAGTAGTGGGGGGAGAGCTGAGATGTTGTTGCCTGTTGACTTGCATTCCTGCCTCCTGAAG ACGGGCTGTTTTGGAGAAGATAAATGCCTTTCATTTCACAGTCCCCATGCTGGAGCTATG GATTTGTCTCAACAACTGCAAGTCCGTGTTGCAGCAGAAGAAATTGGGCTCAAGCAGAGATCTCCTTATGATTCATTCTCATATTATGACGTTCCCTCCTCCACTTTGCCTCAGATTATAAG GTTGAGGACTGGAAATGTTGTTTTCAACTACAGATACTATAATAACAAGTTGCAGAGGACTGAAG TAACGGAGGACTTTACATGCCCTTTCTGCTTGGTCAAATGTGCAAGCTTTAAG GGTCTCAGATTTCACCTGCCCGCCTGCCATGACCTCTTCAACTTTGAATTTTGGGTTGGTAAACTTAAT GTAACAGAGGAATTTCAAGCTGTCAATATATCTGTAAAGACCGATACATGGAGATCTGAG AATGTTGCAGCTGGTGTTGATCCTAAGCAACAAACATTTTTCCTTTG TTCAAAGGCACCACGGCGCAGAAAAACGAAGAGCCCAACGCAGAATCCGAAGTTTGTGCATCCTCTTGTCTTAGATTCAGAAATGCCGGGATCAATCATTGAGCTTAGAGAAAAGACTGTTG TTGGTGTAGAAGAGAGTGCAGACCGTGATGCATCCAGTCCCAGAGCTTCATCTGCCACTGCTCATTCATATGCAGACCCTGAATGTGTCCAGTCATTACCTGGAAACATTGCGCATCCAGCATTACTACAGTTTGCAAAGACAAGGAAATTATCTGTCGAACGCTCTGATCCTAGAAA TCGTGCACTCTTGCAGAAGCGGCAGTTCTTTCACTCTCATAGAGCTCAA CCCATGGCCATGGAGCAAGTCTTATCAGATCGGGACAGTGAGGATGAagttgatgatgatgttgCAGATCTTGAAGACCGAAGG ATGCTGGATGACTTTGTGGATGTCACAAAAGATGAGAAGCGGTTGATGCATCTTTGGAACTCTTTTGTCAGGAAGCAAAG AGTATTGGCGGATGGTCATATTCCTTGGGCGTGTGAGGCTTTCTCCAAACTGCACAAGCAGGATCTTGTTCAGATACCAGCACTACTTTG GTGCTGGAGATTATTTATGATCAAACTCTGGAATCATGGTCTTCTTGATGCTCGTACTATGAACAGTTGTAATATAATCCTCGAGCAACCACTAGAGGCAGACATGGACCAAGGCCCAGACACATGA
- the LOC125205529 gene encoding polycomb group protein EMBRYONIC FLOWER 2-like isoform X5 gives MPGIPLVARETAYSQGADHMCRQDPRAHLSPEEQIAAEESLSIYCKPVELYNILQRRAARNPSFLQRCLRYKIQAKHKKRIQMTISLPSTVNDESQIRSLLPLCIMLARPVYSPAVVEDSAVYRFRRECILTKCTEDDAMNQDEANFILPEINKLLAEVKSGSLTILLVSCAELFKEHTDGPSFPANVGGHCFLGKIPMELLHLSSGGRAEMLLPVDLHSCLLKTGCFGEDKCLSFHSPHAGAMDLSQQLQVRVAAEEIGLKQRSPYDSFSYYDVPSSTLPQIIRLRTGNVVFNYRYYNNKLQRTEVTEDFTCPFCLVKCASFKGLRFHLPACHDLFNFEFWVGKLNVTEEFQAVNISVKTDTWRSENVAAGVDPKQQTFFLCSKAPRRRKTKSPTQNPKFVHPLVLDSEMPGSIIELREKTVVGVEESADRDASSPRASSATAHSYADPECVQSLPGNIAHPALLQFAKTRKLSVERSDPRNRALLQKRQFFHSHRAQPMAMEQVLSDRDSEDEVDDDVADLEDRRMLDDFVDVTKDEKRLMHLWNSFVRKQRVLADGHIPWACEAFSKLHKQDLVQIPALLWCWRLFMIKLWNHGLLDARTMNSCNIILEQPLEADMDQGPDT, from the exons ATGCCGGGCATACCTCTCGTGGCTCGTGAAACTGC TTACTCCCAAGGTGCGGACCATATGTGTCGTCAAGATCCCCGTGCGCATTTGTCTCCAGAAGAGCAAATTGCAGCTGAGGAAAGCCTCTCAATTTACTGCAAGCCCGTTGAATTGTACAACATTCTTCAGCGCCGTGCTGCTAGAAAC CCATCCTTTCTTCAGAGATGTTTACGGTACAAAATACAAGCAAAACACAAGAAAAG GATTCAAATGACAATCTCCCTACCGTCAACTGTAAATGATGAATCTCAAATTCGAAGTCTATTACCTTTGTGTATAATGTTGGCAAGGCCCGTTTATAGTCCTGCAGTTGTAGAG GATTCTGCAGTTTATCGATTCAGGCGAGAGTGTATATTGACTAAATGTACTGAAGATGATGCAATGAACCAAGATGAAGCAAATTTCATTCTTCCCGAGATTAATAAACTATTAGCTGAAGTCAAATCTGGCTCTCTTACAATTTTGTTAGTTAGCTGTG CTGAATTGTTTAAGGAGCACACAGATGGACCATCGTTTCCAG CTAATGTTGGAGGTCACTGTTTCCTGGGTAAGATTCCAATGGAATTGCTTCACTTGAGTAGTGGGGGGAGAGCTGAGATGTTGTTGCCTGTTGACTTGCATTCCTGCCTCCTGAAG ACGGGCTGTTTTGGAGAAGATAAATGCCTTTCATTTCACAGTCCCCATGCTGGAGCTATG GATTTGTCTCAACAACTGCAAGTCCGTGTTGCAGCAGAAGAAATTGGGCTCAAGCAGAGATCTCCTTATGATTCATTCTCATATTATGACGTTCCCTCCTCCACTTTGCCTCAGATTATAAG GTTGAGGACTGGAAATGTTGTTTTCAACTACAGATACTATAATAACAAGTTGCAGAGGACTGAAG TAACGGAGGACTTTACATGCCCTTTCTGCTTGGTCAAATGTGCAAGCTTTAAG GGTCTCAGATTTCACCTGCCCGCCTGCCATGACCTCTTCAACTTTGAATTTTGGGTTGGTAAACTTAAT GTAACAGAGGAATTTCAAGCTGTCAATATATCTGTAAAGACCGATACATGGAGATCTGAG AATGTTGCAGCTGGTGTTGATCCTAAGCAACAAACATTTTTCCTTTG TTCAAAGGCACCACGGCGCAGAAAAACGAAGAGCCCAACGCAGAATCCGAAGTTTGTGCATCCTCTTGTCTTAGATTCAGAAATGCCGGGATCAATCATTGAGCTTAGAGAAAAGACTGTTG TTGGTGTAGAAGAGAGTGCAGACCGTGATGCATCCAGTCCCAGAGCTTCATCTGCCACTGCTCATTCATATGCAGACCCTGAATGTGTCCAGTCATTACCTGGAAACATTGCGCATCCAGCATTACTACAGTTTGCAAAGACAAGGAAATTATCTGTCGAACGCTCTGATCCTAGAAA TCGTGCACTCTTGCAGAAGCGGCAGTTCTTTCACTCTCATAGAGCTCAA CCCATGGCCATGGAGCAAGTCTTATCAGATCGGGACAGTGAGGATGAagttgatgatgatgttgCAGATCTTGAAGACCGAAGG ATGCTGGATGACTTTGTGGATGTCACAAAAGATGAGAAGCGGTTGATGCATCTTTGGAACTCTTTTGTCAGGAAGCAAAG AGTATTGGCGGATGGTCATATTCCTTGGGCGTGTGAGGCTTTCTCCAAACTGCACAAGCAGGATCTTGTTCAGATACCAGCACTACTTTG GTGCTGGAGATTATTTATGATCAAACTCTGGAATCATGGTCTTCTTGATGCTCGTACTATGAACAGTTGTAATATAATCCTCGAGCAACCACTAGAGGCAGACATGGACCAAGGCCCAGACACATGA
- the LOC125205529 gene encoding polycomb group protein EMBRYONIC FLOWER 2-like isoform X7: protein MPGIPLVARETANCVCNCSYSQGADHMCRQDPRAHLSPEEQIAAEESLSIYCKPVELYNILQRRAARNPSFLQRCLRYKIQAKHKKRIQMTISLPSTVNDESQIRSLLPLCIMLARPVYSPAVVEDSAVYRFRRECILTKCTEDDAMNQDEANFILPEINKLLAEVKSGSLTILLVSCAELFKEHTDGPSFPANVGGHCFLGKIPMELLHLSSGGRAEMLLPVDLHSCLLKTGCFGEDKCLSFHSPHAGAMDLSQQLQVRVAAEEIGLKQRSPYDSFSYYDVPSSTLPQIIRLRTGNVVFNYRYYNNKLQRTEVTEDFTCPFCLVKCASFKGLRFHLPACHDLFNFEFWVGKLNVTEEFQAVNISVKTDTWRSENVAAGVDPKQQTFFLCSKAPRRRKTKSPTQNPKFVHPLVLDSEMPGSIIELREKTVDPECVQSLPGNIAHPALLQFAKTRKLSVERSDPRNRALLQKRQFFHSHRAQPMAMEQVLSDRDSEDEVDDDVADLEDRRMLDDFVDVTKDEKRLMHLWNSFVRKQRVLADGHIPWACEAFSKLHKQDLVQIPALLWCWRLFMIKLWNHGLLDARTMNSCNIILEQPLEADMDQGPDT from the exons ATGCCGGGCATACCTCTCGTGGCTCGTGAAACTGC GAATTGTGTTTGCAATTGCAGTTACTCCCAAGGTGCGGACCATATGTGTCGTCAAGATCCCCGTGCGCATTTGTCTCCAGAAGAGCAAATTGCAGCTGAGGAAAGCCTCTCAATTTACTGCAAGCCCGTTGAATTGTACAACATTCTTCAGCGCCGTGCTGCTAGAAAC CCATCCTTTCTTCAGAGATGTTTACGGTACAAAATACAAGCAAAACACAAGAAAAG GATTCAAATGACAATCTCCCTACCGTCAACTGTAAATGATGAATCTCAAATTCGAAGTCTATTACCTTTGTGTATAATGTTGGCAAGGCCCGTTTATAGTCCTGCAGTTGTAGAG GATTCTGCAGTTTATCGATTCAGGCGAGAGTGTATATTGACTAAATGTACTGAAGATGATGCAATGAACCAAGATGAAGCAAATTTCATTCTTCCCGAGATTAATAAACTATTAGCTGAAGTCAAATCTGGCTCTCTTACAATTTTGTTAGTTAGCTGTG CTGAATTGTTTAAGGAGCACACAGATGGACCATCGTTTCCAG CTAATGTTGGAGGTCACTGTTTCCTGGGTAAGATTCCAATGGAATTGCTTCACTTGAGTAGTGGGGGGAGAGCTGAGATGTTGTTGCCTGTTGACTTGCATTCCTGCCTCCTGAAG ACGGGCTGTTTTGGAGAAGATAAATGCCTTTCATTTCACAGTCCCCATGCTGGAGCTATG GATTTGTCTCAACAACTGCAAGTCCGTGTTGCAGCAGAAGAAATTGGGCTCAAGCAGAGATCTCCTTATGATTCATTCTCATATTATGACGTTCCCTCCTCCACTTTGCCTCAGATTATAAG GTTGAGGACTGGAAATGTTGTTTTCAACTACAGATACTATAATAACAAGTTGCAGAGGACTGAAG TAACGGAGGACTTTACATGCCCTTTCTGCTTGGTCAAATGTGCAAGCTTTAAG GGTCTCAGATTTCACCTGCCCGCCTGCCATGACCTCTTCAACTTTGAATTTTGGGTTGGTAAACTTAAT GTAACAGAGGAATTTCAAGCTGTCAATATATCTGTAAAGACCGATACATGGAGATCTGAG AATGTTGCAGCTGGTGTTGATCCTAAGCAACAAACATTTTTCCTTTG TTCAAAGGCACCACGGCGCAGAAAAACGAAGAGCCCAACGCAGAATCCGAAGTTTGTGCATCCTCTTGTCTTAGATTCAGAAATGCCGGGATCAATCATTGAGCTTAGAGAAAAGACTGTTG ACCCTGAATGTGTCCAGTCATTACCTGGAAACATTGCGCATCCAGCATTACTACAGTTTGCAAAGACAAGGAAATTATCTGTCGAACGCTCTGATCCTAGAAA TCGTGCACTCTTGCAGAAGCGGCAGTTCTTTCACTCTCATAGAGCTCAA CCCATGGCCATGGAGCAAGTCTTATCAGATCGGGACAGTGAGGATGAagttgatgatgatgttgCAGATCTTGAAGACCGAAGG ATGCTGGATGACTTTGTGGATGTCACAAAAGATGAGAAGCGGTTGATGCATCTTTGGAACTCTTTTGTCAGGAAGCAAAG AGTATTGGCGGATGGTCATATTCCTTGGGCGTGTGAGGCTTTCTCCAAACTGCACAAGCAGGATCTTGTTCAGATACCAGCACTACTTTG GTGCTGGAGATTATTTATGATCAAACTCTGGAATCATGGTCTTCTTGATGCTCGTACTATGAACAGTTGTAATATAATCCTCGAGCAACCACTAGAGGCAGACATGGACCAAGGCCCAGACACATGA
- the LOC125205529 gene encoding polycomb group protein EMBRYONIC FLOWER 2-like isoform X3 — MPGIPLVARETANCVCNCSYSQGADHMCRQDPRAHLSPEEQIAAEESLSIYCKPVELYNILQRRAARNPSFLQRCLRYKIQAKHKKRIQMTISLPSTVNDESQIRSLLPLCIMLARPVYSPAVVEDSAVYRFRRECILTKCTEDDAMNQDEANFILPEINKLLAEVKSGSLTILLVSCAELFKEHTDGPSFPANVGGHCFLGKIPMELLHLSSGGRAEMLLPVDLHSCLLKTGCFGEDKCLSFHSPHAGAMDLSQQLQVRVAAEEIGLKQRSPYDSFSYYDVPSSTLPQIIRLRTGNVVFNYRYYNNKLQRTEVTEDFTCPFCLVKCASFKGLRFHLPACHDLFNFEFWVGKLNVTEEFQAVNISVKTDTWRSENVAAGVDPKQQTFFLCSKAPRRRKTKSPTQNPKFVHPLVLDSEMPGSIIELREKTVESADRDASSPRASSATAHSYADPECVQSLPGNIAHPALLQFAKTRKLSVERSDPRNRALLQKRQFFHSHRAQPMAMEQVLSDRDSEDEVDDDVADLEDRRMLDDFVDVTKDEKRLMHLWNSFVRKQRVLADGHIPWACEAFSKLHKQDLVQIPALLWCWRLFMIKLWNHGLLDARTMNSCNIILEQPLEADMDQGPDT; from the exons ATGCCGGGCATACCTCTCGTGGCTCGTGAAACTGC GAATTGTGTTTGCAATTGCAGTTACTCCCAAGGTGCGGACCATATGTGTCGTCAAGATCCCCGTGCGCATTTGTCTCCAGAAGAGCAAATTGCAGCTGAGGAAAGCCTCTCAATTTACTGCAAGCCCGTTGAATTGTACAACATTCTTCAGCGCCGTGCTGCTAGAAAC CCATCCTTTCTTCAGAGATGTTTACGGTACAAAATACAAGCAAAACACAAGAAAAG GATTCAAATGACAATCTCCCTACCGTCAACTGTAAATGATGAATCTCAAATTCGAAGTCTATTACCTTTGTGTATAATGTTGGCAAGGCCCGTTTATAGTCCTGCAGTTGTAGAG GATTCTGCAGTTTATCGATTCAGGCGAGAGTGTATATTGACTAAATGTACTGAAGATGATGCAATGAACCAAGATGAAGCAAATTTCATTCTTCCCGAGATTAATAAACTATTAGCTGAAGTCAAATCTGGCTCTCTTACAATTTTGTTAGTTAGCTGTG CTGAATTGTTTAAGGAGCACACAGATGGACCATCGTTTCCAG CTAATGTTGGAGGTCACTGTTTCCTGGGTAAGATTCCAATGGAATTGCTTCACTTGAGTAGTGGGGGGAGAGCTGAGATGTTGTTGCCTGTTGACTTGCATTCCTGCCTCCTGAAG ACGGGCTGTTTTGGAGAAGATAAATGCCTTTCATTTCACAGTCCCCATGCTGGAGCTATG GATTTGTCTCAACAACTGCAAGTCCGTGTTGCAGCAGAAGAAATTGGGCTCAAGCAGAGATCTCCTTATGATTCATTCTCATATTATGACGTTCCCTCCTCCACTTTGCCTCAGATTATAAG GTTGAGGACTGGAAATGTTGTTTTCAACTACAGATACTATAATAACAAGTTGCAGAGGACTGAAG TAACGGAGGACTTTACATGCCCTTTCTGCTTGGTCAAATGTGCAAGCTTTAAG GGTCTCAGATTTCACCTGCCCGCCTGCCATGACCTCTTCAACTTTGAATTTTGGGTTGGTAAACTTAAT GTAACAGAGGAATTTCAAGCTGTCAATATATCTGTAAAGACCGATACATGGAGATCTGAG AATGTTGCAGCTGGTGTTGATCCTAAGCAACAAACATTTTTCCTTTG TTCAAAGGCACCACGGCGCAGAAAAACGAAGAGCCCAACGCAGAATCCGAAGTTTGTGCATCCTCTTGTCTTAGATTCAGAAATGCCGGGATCAATCATTGAGCTTAGAGAAAAGACTGTTG AGAGTGCAGACCGTGATGCATCCAGTCCCAGAGCTTCATCTGCCACTGCTCATTCATATGCAGACCCTGAATGTGTCCAGTCATTACCTGGAAACATTGCGCATCCAGCATTACTACAGTTTGCAAAGACAAGGAAATTATCTGTCGAACGCTCTGATCCTAGAAA TCGTGCACTCTTGCAGAAGCGGCAGTTCTTTCACTCTCATAGAGCTCAA CCCATGGCCATGGAGCAAGTCTTATCAGATCGGGACAGTGAGGATGAagttgatgatgatgttgCAGATCTTGAAGACCGAAGG ATGCTGGATGACTTTGTGGATGTCACAAAAGATGAGAAGCGGTTGATGCATCTTTGGAACTCTTTTGTCAGGAAGCAAAG AGTATTGGCGGATGGTCATATTCCTTGGGCGTGTGAGGCTTTCTCCAAACTGCACAAGCAGGATCTTGTTCAGATACCAGCACTACTTTG GTGCTGGAGATTATTTATGATCAAACTCTGGAATCATGGTCTTCTTGATGCTCGTACTATGAACAGTTGTAATATAATCCTCGAGCAACCACTAGAGGCAGACATGGACCAAGGCCCAGACACATGA